One Canis lupus familiaris isolate Mischka breed German Shepherd chromosome 20, alternate assembly UU_Cfam_GSD_1.0, whole genome shotgun sequence genomic region harbors:
- the LOC102151821 gene encoding SNRPN upstream reading frame protein-like: MEQARDRLHLRYTTGQHVPEVEVQVKRRRTASLSNQECHLYPKRFQQQPVPVVDFQVN, encoded by the coding sequence ATGGAGCAGGCCAGGGATCGCTTACACCTGAGATATACTACAGGACAGCACGTACCAGAGGTGGAAGTCCAAGTCAAACGCAGAAGGACAGCCTCACTGAGCAACCAAGAGTGTCATCTGTACCCGAAGCGATTTCAGCAGCAGCCAGTACCTGTGGTGGATTTCCAGGTGAACTGA